A stretch of Channa argus isolate prfri chromosome 16, Channa argus male v1.0, whole genome shotgun sequence DNA encodes these proteins:
- the LOC137101969 gene encoding neuroblast differentiation-associated protein AHNAK-like isoform X1, giving the protein MCDCFHLAFPNWQAASSGTGAGRRLRAPDPATEEESICDEPSQFTEGERPRPQGSSPIEEYPETEKYIDSDEEFEAEHDPHHKSGSGKKNKKSGLGSMFEKRSTPKMSKVKEMHSLESGVIVKTAKDGCAEGLVYGGGGKEGIFIKEVVPESPASKNLKLQEGDQILSATVYFDNMSYEDAIKILEHARAYKVKLCLKRKSHITETEPAIECEAIPEEELYAPEMREQGTTKRRGDARISWPKFPSLGRKARFTRSHSSSEADEQRKLELSPTTSDTESPVKAQDALKGKKRHKMKLSILTNRGRISSSEDQDTEAPTSGQISSDIHQTVSEMLSPEGLESPSGETLQVYMTEEQKVVDKKQKEPETVQHKVELISIDSTLKTADLTAALMGEESLSGTKSPGEKKVKKERSELKVKILGKDKSHKKDAKAKSSPKRLKTLGASFEIADQPENKEADVFSSLESDIGLKEDHFGENSGAFSKKSVTRQMEMSVPKVEFDISDVTFICKSPKNGEEKARKDKGIKQKQDTKIFSTFKLPKVGLSDTATEEPIQNINENAEECSTKIEHPGTEGTVVKEDPFDRLSKSSHSRTQLPKREDIVIPGMEDMSRRTKAKKVKEPKTVFTGNYDKIQAETVQMSIDVDSVKEAVSKLPGFKLPKVDTSGVPIPEEITVIDANAQRISVKTPTKVADTKTKHETQLTKLDMTASPQISKTTVKLPKITLADLNAEGLLSETRVDLEKHEKEYKTKQKQSDKEIKTEVDKREDIIIPGKESARDAAILKAQEIERTQDSKGIRYENEVAATSSHSESDKKSMKAKVKMPTLGIVKPDIKIPDIGIYLPHQTISEQKDDTVKGERTIFLQEVKITKTESMKNKGQIREVLSDVKIPEIDNIEYIDSVGGSTTKTDGGIRITSTDMAKPMADTSFEGFEAKEPTIKLPKCRAVTPDMAVNVPDANINTDTAEMKPLERQRNLGITMSKESESEELDGQESKLKMPNIGIKMSKLKGPKFDLSFSKTDADVTVPEAEDKVEFPEGPEAGNIDVSVQVQKMAAEKPELEIKPLQTEVELDGQRSKIKIPKLGITMSKVKVPEIDVSLSKKDVDVKLPDAVSASNVSVDLQDLQSTGTSKATVIVPEAGKDLKGDGADITLPREWPMIDSEAPIMDVEGTSIDVKMPESQGEHDRLGKKFKMPSLGKKMPTLKGPEIHFDISKKERDVTLPEAEAKVNVPDVEFKEHSANVEVNAPEIKVTAKAKDGSPSKFKLPTLKLPKFGTDTKVEAPHMDKSIKIDGSDIHIPEEESAVNMASPSLDIEGPTIDLKTSGTEQDGKGRKFKMPHFGLSMPQMKGPKMGLKLSNKDVEIQLPEYEIGVNLPEAPKIAVAMEPLECDAEMDGNIGMFEIPKSQVKLPKVKGPEIDLDLSKKDIDVKLSKVEADVKLPDVDVSIPEAKIHVQVPEEKAPEMDLNLLKKDIDVTLPQTKVKTKLPDVSLGKARSLKPEANVEIKKPEVQIKPFQTDAELKAKEDKIKMSKFEITMPKLKGPDIDLSLSKKDVDVKLPEAKDGFKLPEAHQVNLGKVDVSMPQAEVEVTKPELEYKPVQVESDLDGQRRKFKMRKFGISMPKGPEIDFSLSKKDVDVSLPKAKAEVSVPEEPSAEVEIVAPKIESQNTTTKGSRSKYKLPSLKFPTFGAATPAVSAKVAGVDKDIKIDGAEITIPEEVLSVRMAEPSIEGPSVEMKTTRTEHDGKGGKFKLPSLGFSASKVKGHDIDVTLPEATVDVKLPDVEVKQPSALVEVKEPEVTVVRKDKEGSPSKFKMPTFKLPKFGVATPSATAEISDMDKDIKIDGAEITIPEEVLSVRMAEPSIEGPSVEIKTTGTDHDGKGGKFKLPSLGFSASKVKGHDIDVTLPEASADVKLPDVEVKQPSALVEVKEPEVTVVRKDKEGSPSKFKMPTFKLPKFGFATPSATAEISDMDKDIKIDGAEITIPEEVLSVRMAEPSIEGPSVEMKTTRTEHDGKGGKFKLPSLGFSASKVKGHDIDVTLPEASADVKLPDVEVKQPSALVEVKEPEVTVVRKDKEGSPSKFKMPTFKLPKFGVATPSATAEISDMDKDIKIDGAEITIPEEVLSVRMAEPSIEGPSVEMKTTGTDHDGKGGKFKLPSLGFSASKVKGHDIDVTLPEATVDVKLPDVEVKQPSALVEVKEPEVTVVRKDKEGSPSKFKMPTFKLPKFGVATPSATAEISDMDKDIKIDGAEITIPEEVLSVRMAEPSIEGPSVEMKTTRTDHDGKGGRFEMSKFEITMPKLKGPDIDLSLSKKDVDVKLPEAKDGFKLPEAHQVNLGKVDVSMPQAEVEVTKPELEYKPVQVESDLDGQRSKFKMRKFGISMPKGPEIDFSLSKKDVDVSLPKAKAEVSVPEEPSAEVEIVAPKIESQNTTTKGSPSKYKLPSLKFPTFGAATPAVSAKVAGVDKDIKIDDADMHISTSHHVDAPEVKMEMTAEVKPFDVEVKQPSPLAEIKGPEVTVVRKDKEGSPSKFKMPTFKLPKFGVATPSATAEISDMDKDIKIDGAEITIPEEVLSVRMAEPSIEGPSVEIKTTGTDHDGKGGKFKLPSLGFSASKVKGHDIDVTLPEASADVKLPDVEVKQPSALVEVKEPEVTVVRKDKEGSPSKFKMPTFKLPKFGVATPSATAEISDMDKDIKIDGAEITIPEEVLSVRMAEPSIEGPSVEMKTTGTDHDGKGGKFKLPSLGFSASKVKGHDIDVTLPEATVDVKLPDVEVKQPSALVEVKEPEVTVVRKDKEGSPSKFKMPTFKLPKFGVATPSATAEISDMDKDIKIDGAEITIPEEVLSVRMAEPSIEGPSVEMKTTGTDHDGKGGKFKLPSLGFSASKVKGHDIDGTLPEATYQVELPDAELKKPSAEAEFETHAMDFQRSNVEGSPSKFQLPTFKFPKFGTATAQVSVGEPDMDKDIKHYEAKLKIPKEEALVDITPSIDTKELSVDLKAKGSEFEGSGDKLKMPKIDISLSKNKGPETDLSLSKIDPSVKIPEAKADIALLSAEVKEPEVAVAEHKAPMVEDEDKSKRLNWTFPKFSFSRSGGKTPDTDVNLETPKVDVALPETNAEVYLPDAEVKGSSGGISLEKQPAAKPDVNLKKNKFSLPTFSFSKSSVKEPEGSTECPHVDVSIQDGDILVQQPEMEIEAPELKVQHDGQKSKFKLPKLSVALTKSKGPEVDLNVPQKDVEVKLPEGEVKESSAISEMNVSETEAKSKDSGGSPLKFKMPTLKMPLFGSASYDVTITAPDADKAEAETDGAKLKENVTVNIKDQSTDIKPDVSKAAVLDSETPKSESDGASHGSPSKFKLPLFKMPKLSFSKTKPEDENSPVTAESKEAQLEMEVESKSPKFTLGEILNYIDVEFDVPKADKDEETLETSKDIHKTDEPNGKPLEAEKKESDTKQDSTKGSEKKSWFQFPKFGLSSPSEPIKVPDEDKHKDGKSTVGEICVEESPTCSIQSSDAFADISSTMTSEHIVLSSSSPTKVTVKYCDPNAAAGLGELHSNIITSTTRTETISVEPNLPEKITIPSSGASSSSEDNTLRLQSGKIHVITSNIQATPEAHHVKLLTAVQVQSAESLPHESEAGAWTVDEQSGRRTVIEKHLIRETSSERGDTIVITKQVTRTFDSSEPISGETATSIRRLRDSVHSEKMKFFDGTEK; this is encoded by the exons CCTCGAGTCTGGGGTGATAGTGAAAACAGCCAAAGATGGATGTGCAGAGGGTCTTGTTTATGGTGGAGGGGGGAAAGAGGGGATCTTCATTAAAGAAGTGGTACCCGAGTCACCTGCCTCTAAAAACCTGAAACTGCAAGAAG GTGATCAGATTCTGAGTGCCACTGTGTATTTTGACAACATGTCCTACGAGGATGCTATTAAGATTCTGGAGCACGCTCGGGCATACAAAGTGAAACTCTGCTTGAAACGCAAATCACACATCACAGAGACTGAACCTGCCATCGAATGTGAAGCTATTCCT GAGGAAGAGCTCTATGCTCCAGAGATGAGGGAGCAAGGAACAACCAAAAGGCGTGGGGATGCTCGGATTTCATGGCCCAAGTTCCCCTCCTTAGGACGAAAGGCCCGTTTTACAAGGTCTCACAGCTCCTCAGAGGCCGACGAGCAGAGGAAGCTAGAACTCAGCCCAACCACAAGCGACACTGAGTCGCCTGTAAAAGCTCAGGATGCACTCAAAGGCAaaaagaggcacaaaatgaAACTTTCCATTCTGACTAACAGAGGCCGCATAAGTTCTTCTGAAGACCAGGACACAGAGGCACCAACAAGTGGCCAGATCAGTAGTGACATTCATCAGACAGTATCAGAAATGCTTTCCCCTGAGGGTCTTGAAAGCCCCTCAGGAGAAACACTTCAAGTATATATGACAGAGGAACAAAAAGTAGTGGACAAGAAGCAAAAGGAACCTGAAACTGTTCAGCACAAGGTAGAACTCATCAGTATAGATAGCACTTTGAAAACAGCAGATTTAACTGCGGCATTAATGGGCGAAGAAAGCCTTTCTGGTACAAAGTCCCCAGGTgagaagaaagtgaagaaagaaaggTCTGAACTAAAAGTGAAAATTCTGGGAAAGGACAAATCTCACAAGAAAGATGCAAAAGCAAAATCTTCACCAAAAAGGCTAAAAACGCTGGGGGCAAGTTTTGAAATAGCAGATCaacctgaaaacaaagaagCAGATGTGTTCTCAAGTTTGGAGTCAGACATTGGACTCAAGGAAGATCATTTCGGTGAGAATTCAGGGGCTTTCTCAAAAAAATCTGTGACAAGACAGATGGAAATGAGTGTACCAAAGGTGGAGTTTGATATTTCGGATGTCACATTTATATGTAAATCGCCAAAGAATGGGGAAGAAAAGGCAAGAAAAGATAAGGGCATTAAACAAAAGCAAGATACAAAGATATTTTCAACTTTCAAACTGCCTAAGGTAGGCTTGAGTGACACTGCCACTGAGGaaccaatacaaaacataaatgaaaatgctgagGAATGTTCAACTAAAATTGAGCATCCTGGAACTGAGGGCACAGTGGTGAAAGAAGATCCTTTTGACAGACTATCAAAAAGTTCTCATTCCAGGACACAACTACCTAAACGTGAAGACATTGTTATTCCAGGTATGGAGGACATGTCTAGGAGGACTAAAGccaaaaaagtgaaagaacCTAAAACAGTGTTTACAGGAAATTATGACAAAATTCAAGCAGAAACTGTGCAAATGTCAATTGATGTTGACAGCGTGAAAGAGGCTGTTTCCAAATTGCCTGGATTTAAACTACCCAAAGTTGACACATCTGGAGTGCCCATCCCTGAAGAAATCACTGTGATAGATGCAAATGCACAAAGAATATCAGTAAAAACACCTACTAAAGTTGCGgatactaaaacaaaacatgagacaCAACTCACAAAGTTGGACATGACTGCCTCTCCTCAAATCTCCAAGACTACAGTCAAACTACCAAAGATCACACTTGCTGATTTAAACGCAGAGGGACTTTTGAGTGAAACCAGGGTAGATttggaaaaacatgaaaaggaaTATAAAACTAAGCAGaaacaaagtgacaaagagATTAAAACTGAAGTTGACAAACGAGAAGATATCATAATACCTGGCAAAGAAAGTGCACGAGATGCAGCTATTCTTAAGGCTCAAGAAATTGAGAGAACACAAGACTCAAAGGGCATCAGATATGAAAATGAAGTCGCAGCTACAAGCAGCCACAGCGAATCAGATAAAAAGTCCATGAAAGCAAAGGTAAAAATGCCCACTCTTGGGATTGTAAAACCAGACATAAAAATCCCTGACATTGGAATTTATTTGCCACACCAAACTATCTCTGAGCAAAAAGATGATACAGTAAAAGGTGAAAGGACTATATTCCTCCaagaagtaaaaataacaaaaacagaatcaatGAAGAACAAGGGGCAGATTAGAGAAGTCCTATCTGATGTCAAAATTCCTGAGATTGACAACATCGAATACATTGATTCAGTGGGTGGTTCAACAACCAAAACGGATGGTGGGATTAGGATTACAAGCACTGACATGGCAAAGCCAATGGCAGATACCTCATTTGAAGGTTTTGAAGCTAAAGAACCCACAATAAAACTGCCAAAATGCAGAGCAGTTACTCCAGATATGGCTGTAAATGTGCCTGATGCAAATATAAACACTGATACAGCAGAGATGAAGCCACTTGAAAGACAGAGAAATCTCGGCATTACTATGTCAAAGGAGAGTGAATCTGAGGAACTTGATGGACAAGAAAGCAAACTCAAGATGCCAAATATTGgcatcaaaatgtcaaaactgaAGGGACCTAAATTTGATCTAAGCTTTTCCAAAACTGACGCAGATGTCACAGTACCAGAGGCTGAAGATAAGGTTGAATTCCCGGAAGGCCCTGAAGCTGGAAACATAGATGTTTCCGTGCAAGTGCAAAAGATGGCAGCTGAAAAACCTGAACTAGAAATCAAGCCTTTGCAGACTGAGGTTGAACTTGATGGGCAAAgaagcaaaattaaaataccAAAGTTGGGAATTACAatgtcaaaagtaaaagtgcCTGAAATTGATGTAAGCTTATCAAAGAAAGATGTAGACGTAAAATTACCTGATGCAGTCTCAGCTTCAAATGTCAGTGTTGATTTACAGGATTTACAAAGTACTGGTACTTCAAAAGCCACTGTCATAGTACCTGAAGCAGGCAAAGATCTCAAAGGGGATGGAGCTGACATTACTTTGCCAAGAGAGTGGCCTATGATTGACTCTGAAGCACCCATCATGGATGTTGAGGGTACTTCAATAGATGTGAAAATGCCAGAAAGTCAAGGTGAACATGACAGGTTAGGAAAGAAGTTCAAAATGCCATCATTAGGAAAGAAAATGCCAACATTAAAAGGCCCTGAAATTCACTTTGATATatcaaaaaaagagagagatgtcACACTACCAGAGGCCGAAGCCAAAGTCAACGTCCCTGATGTTGAATTCAAAGAACACTCAGCTAATGTGGAGGTCAATGCACCTGAGATAAAAGTTACAGCAAAAGCTAAAGATGGCTCACCGTCAAAATTTAAATTGCCAACACTGAAACTGCCCAAATTTGGAACTGACACCAAAGTAGAAGCACCTCATATGGACAAAAGTATCAAAATTGATGGATCTGACATTCACATCCCTGAGGAGGAGTCTGCTGTCAACATGGCATCACCCAGCCTAGACATTGAAGGCCCTACCATAGATTTGAAAACTTCAGGTACTGAACAAGATGGAAAAGgaagaaagtttaaaatgccaCATTTTGGTCTCTCTATGCCACAAATGAAAGGACCTAAAATGGGTTTAAAACTCTCAAATAAGGATGTAGAAATCCAATTACCAGAGTATGAAATTGGTGTCAACCTTCCAGAAGCTCCTAAAATAGCTGTGGCGATGGAACCACTAGAGTGTGATGCAGAAATGGATGGAAATATTGGGATGTTTGAAATCCCTAAGTCTCAAGTCAAACTGCCAAAAGTAAAAGGGCCTGAAATTGATTTAGACTTATCAAAGAAAGATATTGATGTCAAATTATCAAAGGTAGAAGCTGATGTTAAACTTCCAGATGTTGATGTTTCAATTCCAGAGGCTAAAATACATGTACAAGTGCCAGAAGAAAAAGCGCCAGAAATGGACTTGAATTTACTAAAGAAAGACATAGATGTGACACTACcacagacaaaagtaaaaaccaaaCTCCCAGATGTCAGTCTCGGAAAAGCACGCAGTTTGAAACCAGAGGCAaatgtggaaattaaaaaaCCTGAAGTGCAAATTAAACCTTTCCAGACCGATGCTGAACTTAAAGCAAAAGAAGACaagattaaaatgtcaaagtttgAAATCACAATGCCAAAACTAAAAGGGCCTGATATTGATTTAAGCTTGTCAAAGAAAGATGTGGATGTAAAATTACCAGAGGCTAAAGATGGGTTTAAACTTCCAGAGGCCCATCAGGTTAATCTGGGAAAAGTAGATGTTTCAATGCCACAAGCAGAGGTGGAGGTTACAAAACCTGAACTGGAATATAAACCAGTGCAGGTTGAAAGTGATTTGGATGGACAAAGAAGAAAGTTCAAAATGCGCAAGTTTGGAATTTCAATGCCAAAAGGTCCTGAAATTGATTTCAGCTTATCGAAGAAGGATGTAGACGTCTCTCTACCAAAAGCTAAAGCAGAAGTTAGTGTACCTGAAGAACCTTCTGCTGAAGTGGAAATTGTAGCTCCTAAGATTGAATCtcaaaacacaactacaaaagGATCACGATCCAAATACAAATTGCCATCGTTAAAATTTCCCACATTTGGAGCTGCCACTCCAGCTGTCAGCGCTAAAGTAGCTGGTGtagacaaagacataaaaattgATGGGGCTGAAATAACTATTCCTGAAGAGGTTCTTTCAGTCAGAATGGCAGAACCAAGCATTGAAGGTCCATCAGTAGAAATGAAAACTACAAGGACTGAACATGATGGAAAGGGAGGCAAGTTTAAATTGCCAAGTCTTGGTTTTTCTGCTTCTAAAGTCAAAGGACATGACATAGATGTGACACTACCAGAAGCCACAGTTGACGTTAAGCTCCCTGATGTTGAAGTGAAACAACCTTCTGCTCTAGTAGAAGTCAAAGAACCTGAGGTCACAGTTGTGAGAAAGGATAAAGAAGGATCACCATCAAAATTTAAGATGCCGACATTCAAATTACCTAAATTTGGAGTTGCGACTCCAAGTGCCACAGCGGAAATATCTGATATGGACAAAGACATCAAAATTGATGGGGCTGAAATTACAATTCCTGAAGAGGTTCTTTCAGTCAGAATGGCAGAACCAAGCATTGAAGGTCCATCAGTAGAAATTAAAACTACAGGGACTGATCATGATGGAAAGGGAGGCAAGTTTAAACTGCCAAGTCTTGGTTTTTCTGCTTCAAAAGTCAAAGGACATGACATAGATGTGACACTACCAGAAGCCTCAGCTGACGTTAAGCTCCCTGATGTTGAAGTGAAACAACCTTCTGCTCTAGTAGAAGTCAAAGAACCTGAAGTCACAGTTGTGAGAAAGGATAAAGAAGGATCACCATCAAAATTTAAGATGCCGACATTCAAATTACCTAAATTTGGATTTGCGACTCCAAGTGCCACAGCGGAAATATCTGATATGGACAAAGACATCAAAATTGATGGGGCTGAAATTACAATTCCTGAAGAGGTTCTTTCAGTCAGAATGGCAGAACCAAGCATTGAAGGTCCATCAGTAGAAATGAAAACTACAAGGACTGAACATGATGGAAAGGGAGGCAAGTTTAAACTGCCAAGTCTTGGTTTTTCTGCTTCAAAAGTCAAAGGACATGACATAGATGTGACATTACCAGAAGCCTCAGCTGATGTTAAGCTCCCTGATGTTGAAGTGAAACAACCTTCTGCTCTAGTAGAAGTCAAAGAACCTGAGGTCACAGTTGTGAGAAAGGATAAAGAAGGATCACCATCAAAATTTAAGATGCCGACATTCAAATTACCTAAATTTGGAGTTGCGACTCCAAGTGCCACAGCGGAAATATCTGATATGGACAAAGACATCAAAATTGATGGGGCTGAAATTACAATTCCTGAAGAGGTTCTTTCAGTCAGAATGGCAGAACCAAGCATTGAAGGTCCATCAGTAGAAATGAAAACTACGGGGACTGATCATGATGGAAAGGGAGGCAAGTTTAAACTGCCAAGTCTTGGTTTTTCTGCTTCAAAAGTCAAAGGACATGACATAGATGTGACGCTACCAGAAGCCACAGTTGACGTTAAGCTCCCTGATGTTGAAGTGAAACAACCTTCTGCTCTAGTAGAAGTCAAAGAACCTGAGGTCACAGTTGTGAGAAAGGATAAAGAAGGATCACCATCAAAATTTAAGATGCCAACATTCAAATTACCTAAATTTGGAGTTGCGACTCCAAGTGCCACAGCGGAAATATCTGATATGGACAAAGACATCAAAATTGATGGGGCTGAAATTACAATTCCTGAAGAGGTTCTTTCAGTCAGAATGGCAGAACCAAGCATTGAAGGTCCATCAGTAGAAATGAAAACTACAAGGACTGATCATGATGGAAAGGGAGGCAGGTTTGAAATGTCAAAGTTTGAAATCACAATGCCAAAACTAAAAGGGCCTGATATTGATTTAAGCTTGTCAAAGAAAGATGTGGATGTAAAATTACCAGAGGCTAAAGATGGGTTTAAACTTCCAGAGGCCCATCAGGTTAATCTGGGAAAAGTAGATGTTTCAATGCCACAAGCAGAGGTGGAGGTTACAAAACCTGAACTGGAATATAAACCAGTGCAGGTTGAAAGTGATTTGGATGGacaaagaagcaagttcaaaatgcGCAAGTTTGGAATTTCAATGCCAAAAGGTCCTGAAATTGATTTCAGCTTATCGAAGAAGGATGTAGACGTCTCTCTACCAAAAGCTAAAGCAGAAGTTAGTGTACCTGAAGAACCTTCTGCTGAAGTGGAGATTGTAGCTCCCAAGATTGAATCtcaaaacacaactacaaaagGATCACCATCCAAATATAAACTGCCATCGTTAAAATTTCCCACATTTGGAGCTGCCACTCCAGCTGTCAGCGCTAAAGTAGCTGGTGTAGACAAAGACATCAAAATTGATGACGCTGACATGCACATATCTACATCACATCATGTAGATGCTCCAGAAGTTAAAATGGAGATGACAGCTGAAGTCAAACCCTTTGATGTTGAAGTGAAACAACCTTCTCCTTTGGCAGAGATCAAAGGCCCTGAGGTCACAGTTGTGAGAAAGGATAAAGAAGGATCACCATCAAAATTTAAGATGCCGACATTCAAATTACCTAAATTTGGAGTTGCGACTCCAAGTGCCACAGCGGAAATATCTGATATGGACAAAGACATCAAAATTGATGGGGCTGAAATTACAATTCCTGAAGAGGTTCTTTCAGTCAGAATGGCAGAACCAAGCATTGAAGGTCCATCAGTAGAAATTAAAACTACAGGGACTGATCATGATGGAAAGGGAGGCAAGTTTAAACTGCCAAGTCTTGGTTTTTCTGCTTCTAAAGTCAAAGGACATGACATAGATGTGACATTACCAGAAGCCTCAGCTGACGTTAAGCTCCCTGATGTTGAAGTGAAACAACCTTCTGCTCTAGTAGAAGTCAAAGAACCTGAGGTCACAGTTGTGAGAAAGGATAAAGAAGGATCACCATCAAAATTTAAGATGCCGACATTCAAATTACCTAAATTTGGAGTTGCGACTCCAAGTGCCACAGCGGAAATATCTGATATGGACAAAGACATCAAAATTGATGGGGCTGAAATTACAATTCCTGAAGAGGTTCTTTCAGTCAGAATGGCAGAACCAAGCATTGAAGGTCCATCAGTAGAAATGAAAACTACGGGGACTGATCATGATGGAAAGGGAGGCAAGTTTAAACTGCCAAGTCTTGGTTTTTCTGCTTCTAAAGTCAAAGGACATGACATAGATGTGACACTACCAGAAGCCACAGTTGACGTTAAGCTCCCTGATGTTGAAGTGAAACAACCTTCTGCTCTAGTAGAAGTCAAAGAACCTGAGGTCACAGTTGTGAGAAAGGATAAAGAAGGATCACCATCAAAATTTAAGATGCCGACATTCAAATTACCTAAATTTGGAGTTGCGACTCCAAGTGCCACAGCGGAAATATCTGATATGGACAAAGACATCAAAATTGATGGGGCTGAAATTACAATTCCTGAAGAGGTTCTTTCAGTCAGAATGGCAGAACCAAGCATTGAAGGTCCATCAGTAGAAATGAAAACTACGGGGACTGATCATGATGGAAAGGGAGGCAAGTTTAAACTGCCAAGTCTTGGTTTTTCTGCTTCAAAAGTCAAAGGACATGACATAGATGGGACATTACCAGAAGCCACATATCAAGTCGAACTCCCTGATGCTGAACTCAAAAAACCTTCTGCCGAAGCAGAATTTGAAACTCATGCAATGGATTTTCAGAGAAGTAATGTTGAAGGATCACCATCAAAATTTCAATTGCCAACGTTTAAATTTCCTAAATTTGGGACTGCTACTGCACAAGTCAGTGTTGGAGAACCTGATATGGACAAAGACATTAAACATTAtgaagcaaagctgaaaatacCTAAAGAAGAAGCTTTAGTGGACATAACTCCCAGCATTGACACAAAAGAACTCTCTGTTGATCTGAAAGCTAAAGGAAGTGAATTTGAGGGATCAGGAGACAAGctcaaaatgccaaaaattGACATCTCATTGTCCAAAAATAAAGGACCTGAAACTGATTTAAGCTTATCAAAAATAGATCCATCTGTTAAAATACCAGAAGCTAAAGCTGATATCGCATTACTCAGTGCTGAAGTAAAAGAACctgaagttgctgttgcagAACATAAAGCACCTATGGTTGAAGATGAAGACAAGTCAAAACGCCTCAACTGGACATTTccaaaattttctttttcaaggtCAGGTGGGAAAACCCCTGATACAGATGTCAACCTTGAAACACCGAAAGTCGATGTTGCATTACCAGAAACAAACGCAGAAGTCTATCTACCAGACGCCGAAGTCAAAGGTTCTTCAGGAGGCATTTCATTGGAGAAGCAGCCTGCTGCAAAACCGgatgtaaacttaaaaaaaaataagttttcactgcctacattttctttttcaaagtcAAGTGTCAAAGAACCTGAAGGCAGTACTGaatgtccacatgttgatgtTTCTATTCAAGATGGAGACATATTAGTCCAACAACCTGAAATGGAAATTGAAGCTCCTGAGCTTAAAGTTCAACATGATGGACAAAAAAGCAAGTTTAAATTGCCAAAGCTCAGCGTTGCACTAACAAAATCAAAAGGACCTGAAGTTGACTTAAATGTACCACAGAAAGATGTGGAAGTGAAACTGCCCGAAGGTGAAGTCAAAGAGTCTTCAGCTATCTCAGAAATGAACGTTTCTGAAACTGAAGCCAAGTCAAAAGATAGTGGGGGATCaccattaaaatttaaaatgccaaCATTGAAAATGCCATTATTTGGAAGTGCTAGCTATGATGTTACTATAACAGCACCAGACGCAGACAAAGCTGAAGCTGAAACGGATGGAGCTAAACTTAAGGAGAATGTTACTGTCAACATAAAGGATCAAAGTACTGATATTAAACCAGATGTGTCCAAAGCGGCAGTACTTGATTCTGAAACGCCAAAATCTGAGAGCGATGGGGCTAGTCATGGATCTCCAAGTAAATTCAAACTACCGTTATTTAAAATGCCAAAGCTAAGTTTCTCAAAAACCAAACCTGAAGACGAAAATTCCCCCGTTACCGCTGAAAGCAAAGAAGCTCAGCTGGAAATGGAAGTGGAGTCTAAATCGCCTAAGTTTACTTTGGGTGAGATCCTCAACTATATTGATGTTGAATTTGATGTTCCAAAAGCAGACAAAGATGAAGAAACTCTTGAAACCTCAAAGGACATTCATAAGACAGATGAGCCCAATGGAAAACCGTtagaggcagagaaaaaggaaagtgaTACAAAGCAAGATAGCACCAAAGGTTCTGAGAAGAAAAGTTGGTTTCAGTTCCCCAAATTTGGACTGTCCTCCCCTTCAGAACCTATCAAGGTTCCTGATGAAGACAAGCACAAAGATGGGAAGAGCACAGTAGGAGAAATATGCGTAGAGGAAAGCCCCACGTGTTCTATACAGTCATCAGACGCCTTTGCTGATATTAGCTCTACAATGACAAGTGAGCATATTGTCCTGTCCTCATCTTCTCCCACCAAGGTAACTGTCAAATACTGTGATCCTAATGCTGCTGCTGGGCTCGGAGAGCTGCACAGCAACATCATTACGTCCACCACGAGGACGGAGACGATCTCAGTTGAGCCCAACTTGCCGGAGAAAATCACCATTCCGTCATCTGGAGCTTCATCTTCATCAGAAGACAACACCCTCAGATTGCAATCTGGAAAAATACACGTCATTACGTCAAATATACAAGCAACCCCAGAGGCACATCATGTCAAGCTACTGACCGCTGTCCAAGTCCAATCAGCTGAAAGCCTCCCCCATGAATCAGAAGCTGGGGCGTGGACTGTTGACGAACAAAGCGGCAGAAGAACGGTCATTGAGAAGCACTTAATAAGAGAAACGTCAAGTGAAAGAGGCGACACAATTGTTATAACAAAACAAGTTACACGTACATTCGACTCTTCCGAGCCCATCTCAGGGGAGACAGCCACATCCATACGACGACTGAGGGATTCTGTGCACTCCGAAAAAATGAAGTTCTTTGATGGCACCGAGAAGTGA